One segment of Pleuronectes platessa chromosome 21, fPlePla1.1, whole genome shotgun sequence DNA contains the following:
- the LOC128427156 gene encoding L-xylulose reductase isoform X1, with product MEISFAGKRALVTGAGKGIGRATALALARCGAEVTAVTRTQADLDTLMQEQFASITPVCLDLADWGATEAALQDIGPIDLLVNNAAFASLQPFLEVTPDQFDQSFNVNVKAVLHVSQIVARGMKARGSGGSIVNVSSQASQCAIRDLAVYCATKGALDMLTKGMALELGPHQIRVNSVNPTVVMTQMGRLLWSQPEKAKTMMARVPLGRFAEVEDIVNSILFLLSDKSNMTNGVTLPVDGGFLAC from the exons ATGGAGATTAGTTTCGCGGGTAAACGAGCTCTGGTCACCGGAGCTGGAAAAG GGATTGGCAGGGCCACGGCTCTGGCTCTGGCACGCTGCGGAGCGGAGGTCACGGCGGTGACGCGCACACAGGCTGACCTGGACACGCTAATGCAGGAG CAGTTTGCTTCCATCACTCCAGTGTGCTTGGACCTGGCAGACTGGGGGGCCACGGAGGCAGCCCTGCAGGACATCGGCCCCATTGATCTGCTGGTGAATAATGCCGCCTTTGCCAGCCTGCAGCCGTTTCTGGAGGTCACACCCGACCAGTTTGACCA GTCATtcaatgtgaatgtgaaagcAGTGCTGCATGTATCCCAG ATAGTGGCTCGTGGCATGAAGGCCAGAGGATCTGGAGGCTCCATTGTCAATGTGTCCAGCCAGGCCTCACAGTGTGCCATCCGAGACCTTGCTGTGTACT GTGCCACCAAGGGAGCCCTGGACATGCTGACTAAAGGGATGGCTCTAGAGCTCGGACCTCACCAG ATCCGTGTGAACAGCGTGAACCCCACAGTGGTGATGACTCAGATGGGTCGTCTACTCTGGAGTCAGCCCGAAAAAGCTAAGACCATGATGGCGCGTGTCCCCCTGGGCCGCTTTGCAG aggtgGAGGACATAGTGAATAGTATTTTATTCCTGCTCAGCGATAAGAGCAACATGACTAATGGAGTCACTCTGCCGGTGGACGGAGGCTTTCTGGCATGCTGA
- the LOC128427156 gene encoding L-xylulose reductase isoform X2, producing the protein MEISFAGKRALVTGAGKGIGRATALALARCGAEVTAVTRTQADLDTLMQEFASITPVCLDLADWGATEAALQDIGPIDLLVNNAAFASLQPFLEVTPDQFDQSFNVNVKAVLHVSQIVARGMKARGSGGSIVNVSSQASQCAIRDLAVYCATKGALDMLTKGMALELGPHQIRVNSVNPTVVMTQMGRLLWSQPEKAKTMMARVPLGRFAEVEDIVNSILFLLSDKSNMTNGVTLPVDGGFLAC; encoded by the exons ATGGAGATTAGTTTCGCGGGTAAACGAGCTCTGGTCACCGGAGCTGGAAAAG GGATTGGCAGGGCCACGGCTCTGGCTCTGGCACGCTGCGGAGCGGAGGTCACGGCGGTGACGCGCACACAGGCTGACCTGGACACGCTAATGCAGGAG TTTGCTTCCATCACTCCAGTGTGCTTGGACCTGGCAGACTGGGGGGCCACGGAGGCAGCCCTGCAGGACATCGGCCCCATTGATCTGCTGGTGAATAATGCCGCCTTTGCCAGCCTGCAGCCGTTTCTGGAGGTCACACCCGACCAGTTTGACCA GTCATtcaatgtgaatgtgaaagcAGTGCTGCATGTATCCCAG ATAGTGGCTCGTGGCATGAAGGCCAGAGGATCTGGAGGCTCCATTGTCAATGTGTCCAGCCAGGCCTCACAGTGTGCCATCCGAGACCTTGCTGTGTACT GTGCCACCAAGGGAGCCCTGGACATGCTGACTAAAGGGATGGCTCTAGAGCTCGGACCTCACCAG ATCCGTGTGAACAGCGTGAACCCCACAGTGGTGATGACTCAGATGGGTCGTCTACTCTGGAGTCAGCCCGAAAAAGCTAAGACCATGATGGCGCGTGTCCCCCTGGGCCGCTTTGCAG aggtgGAGGACATAGTGAATAGTATTTTATTCCTGCTCAGCGATAAGAGCAACATGACTAATGGAGTCACTCTGCCGGTGGACGGAGGCTTTCTGGCATGCTGA